One Tenuifilum sp. 4138str genomic region harbors:
- a CDS encoding protein-disulfide reductase DsbD family protein, with amino-acid sequence MKRIALLKSLGVFLFGLLALGQVHAQMDDPVQWSATTKRIDASKFEVVISASIDEGWHLYSTKLPEGGPLPTSFSFEKPVGYKLIGNIKEVSKSKTEHDEIFNLDLSFFDGEAVFSQLIELESEEAPINITVEYQACYADKCIYLEKSISTVAKSSAPIEGAVTSIEGQGSEQTAVADSVQTEKIEVESATDTGKTEEQSLWWFFLVSFAAGLAGLLTPCVFPMIPMTVSFFMGKQQNRANAILNAFVFGISIVAIYTSLGLIVSLFSLGSDFANTLTSHWITNSIFFILFIAFAASFFGLFEIVLPGSLANKTDSKADRGGLIGSFFLALTTVIVSLSCVGPIVGALLVEAASGLGAKPIVGMFGFSLAFSIPFTLFAIFPSWLNSLPRSGGWMNSVKVFLGFIVLAFSLKFLLTIDQGYQLNLISREGYIAIWMAIFTLLGLYLLGKIKFKFDSDLQHVGVFRLFLAIASFAFVFYLLPGLFGAPLKTISGLLPPQSSQSFDLKSNQVIISQTTAPVADENSLCEEPRFADFLHLPHGLNGYFDYDQALSCAREKKKPLFIDFVGHTCANCKVMEAQVWSDPRVLERLRRDYIIVALYVDDRTELPESEWVTSARDGKVKKTIGKKNSDFQATRFNVNGQPYYVLLDNQEKMLAEPRGFDLDVEAFIQFLDKGVEEFKKRNQ; translated from the coding sequence ATGAAGCGAATAGCTCTTTTAAAATCATTAGGTGTATTCCTGTTTGGGCTGCTTGCGCTGGGTCAAGTACATGCGCAGATGGACGATCCGGTTCAGTGGTCGGCAACCACCAAAAGGATTGACGCCAGCAAATTTGAGGTGGTGATAAGTGCCAGCATCGATGAGGGGTGGCACCTTTACTCAACTAAGCTGCCCGAGGGCGGGCCGCTGCCCACCAGCTTTTCCTTTGAGAAACCTGTTGGCTACAAGCTGATAGGCAATATCAAGGAGGTATCGAAGAGCAAGACCGAACACGATGAAATCTTCAACCTTGACCTTTCGTTCTTTGATGGTGAGGCAGTTTTCTCGCAGCTTATTGAACTTGAATCCGAGGAGGCACCCATAAACATTACGGTTGAATACCAGGCTTGCTACGCTGATAAATGTATCTATTTGGAAAAGAGCATTAGCACAGTAGCAAAGTCTTCGGCGCCCATTGAGGGAGCAGTTACAAGTATTGAGGGGCAGGGAAGCGAACAAACAGCAGTAGCCGATAGCGTTCAAACCGAGAAAATAGAGGTAGAGAGTGCAACCGATACAGGTAAAACAGAGGAACAATCGCTGTGGTGGTTTTTCCTTGTTTCGTTTGCTGCCGGACTAGCCGGATTGCTAACCCCATGCGTATTCCCCATGATTCCAATGACAGTTTCGTTCTTCATGGGTAAGCAACAGAACAGGGCTAACGCCATACTTAACGCCTTTGTGTTTGGCATTTCAATAGTAGCCATTTACACTTCGCTGGGGTTGATAGTTTCGTTGTTCAGCCTAGGTTCCGATTTTGCGAATACCCTAACCTCGCACTGGATAACCAACTCAATATTTTTTATCCTTTTTATTGCCTTTGCGGCATCGTTCTTTGGACTTTTTGAGATAGTGTTACCGGGCAGCCTGGCCAACAAAACCGATAGCAAGGCCGATAGGGGAGGACTAATTGGCTCATTCTTTTTGGCTTTAACAACAGTTATTGTAAGCCTTTCGTGCGTAGGCCCCATTGTTGGTGCGCTGCTAGTTGAGGCTGCATCGGGGTTGGGTGCAAAACCCATTGTTGGGATGTTTGGCTTTTCGCTGGCTTTCTCCATACCGTTCACCCTGTTTGCAATTTTCCCGTCGTGGCTTAACTCGCTGCCCCGCAGCGGTGGCTGGATGAATTCAGTGAAAGTTTTTCTGGGATTCATCGTGCTTGCCTTCTCGCTAAAATTCTTACTTACCATCGATCAGGGATACCAGCTTAACCTCATTAGCCGCGAGGGCTACATTGCTATCTGGATGGCTATTTTCACATTGCTGGGGCTATACCTGTTAGGCAAAATCAAATTCAAGTTCGATTCCGATCTTCAACATGTGGGTGTTTTCCGTTTATTCCTGGCCATAGCCAGTTTTGCCTTTGTTTTCTATCTTCTTCCCGGGTTATTTGGGGCACCGCTTAAAACCATTTCCGGTTTGTTGCCTCCACAAAGCAGCCAAAGCTTTGACTTGAAGTCGAATCAGGTAATTATTAGCCAGACCACAGCCCCTGTTGCCGACGAAAACTCGCTATGCGAGGAGCCTCGCTTTGCCGATTTCCTTCACCTCCCTCATGGCCTGAATGGTTATTTTGATTACGACCAGGCTTTGAGTTGTGCACGGGAAAAGAAAAAGCCCTTGTTTATCGATTTTGTTGGGCATACCTGTGCTAACTGTAAGGTAATGGAGGCGCAGGTTTGGAGCGATCCCCGAGTACTGGAGAGGTTGCGCCGCGATTACATTATTGTAGCCCTTTACGTTGACGATAGAACTGAGTTGCCCGAGAGCGAATGGGTAACTTCGGCCCGCGATGGCAAGGTTAAAAAGACAATTGGAAAAAAGAATTCCGATTTTCAGGCTACCCGGTTCAACGTGAATGGGCAACCATACTATGTGTTGCTCGATAACCAGGAGAAGATGCTTGCTGAGCCTCGTGGATTCGACCTCGATGTGGAGGCATTTATTCAGTTCCTGGATAAAGGCGTTGAGGAGTTCAAGAAACGTAACCAGTAA
- a CDS encoding GIN domain-containing protein, with protein sequence MRNRLYILILFAWISQSCSLIDDYTLGDMAERRISLPLTLEKFDIKGSFSITILQDTVGFLVVKCHDKVIHDVDVKIQNDILLLRENVKSRWLKDYPIINIELHLAEIPMIEVRQPCKLTIPNNFKSHSFYLVDWGNYVDCSAYVDVDILRIDVSGESFGTYRCKGYAEYATLNAHGAALIDLSQTQVKYCTANQGSTETMHIWVTDHLKANITTAGNIHLSGNPTIELTRQGSGELVRVP encoded by the coding sequence ATGAGAAATAGACTGTATATACTGATTCTTTTCGCTTGGATTTCCCAATCGTGTAGCCTGATAGACGATTACACACTGGGTGATATGGCTGAACGCCGGATAAGCCTTCCCCTTACCCTTGAGAAATTCGATATAAAGGGTTCATTTAGCATAACCATACTTCAGGACACTGTGGGATTCCTTGTTGTTAAATGCCACGATAAGGTTATACACGATGTTGATGTTAAAATTCAAAATGATATTTTACTCTTGCGTGAAAATGTGAAAAGCCGATGGTTAAAGGACTACCCCATTATCAACATTGAGCTGCACTTGGCTGAAATACCCATGATAGAAGTCCGACAACCCTGTAAGCTAACCATACCAAACAATTTCAAAAGCCACAGCTTTTACCTGGTGGACTGGGGTAACTATGTAGATTGCAGTGCTTACGTAGATGTGGATATACTTAGGATTGATGTATCGGGCGAAAGCTTTGGCACATACAGGTGCAAGGGGTACGCTGAGTATGCAACCCTGAATGCACATGGCGCCGCACTAATCGACCTTTCGCAAACCCAAGTTAAGTATTGCACGGCTAATCAGGGCTCAACGGAAACCATGCATATTTGGGTAACTGACCACCTTAAGGCAAATATTACCACGGCAGGAAACATTCACTTAAGCGGTAACCCTACAATAGAGCTAACCCGCCAGGGTTCAGGCGAATTGGTTAGAGTTCCTTAG
- a CDS encoding acyloxyacyl hydrolase, which produces MLSNAKRILTIAIAAIAVNHVCLAQEGKYSVDLKLRPGFIIPHHGYMAYFLSENINAIQLNLGITTDGSKFWHKEYSYPIIGFGIHRSGLGNDTLYGNLTGLYFFINRFFLNTNRRFNISNTLSVGLSYASKWHCPVNRTNMVLSTPLNVFFQYELGVNYKLTTNHNISASVGLAHASNGSIKEPNLGFNIFTTSLGYRYSFGKPNLVKNEFPTDNTPYTTWSVGIFSSVKSVNAFTGKQYGIIGFSAEKLYRFAPLSMLGLELSAYSDNSIPYLVKDKSDIPITADRYDNLAMAINATYLMGFERISIAFQPGIYLRNRFYGFGAVTNKVGIRFNLYKGISAAIAIKAHWLAQADFVEFSIKYSFIKNEK; this is translated from the coding sequence ATGTTATCAAACGCCAAGCGAATTTTAACGATAGCTATAGCTGCAATAGCTGTAAACCATGTTTGCCTTGCACAGGAGGGAAAGTACAGCGTCGACCTAAAATTGCGGCCGGGCTTTATTATACCCCATCATGGCTACATGGCCTACTTCCTGTCAGAAAATATTAATGCGATTCAGCTAAATCTTGGCATAACAACCGATGGTAGCAAGTTCTGGCACAAGGAGTACAGCTATCCTATTATTGGCTTTGGAATACATCGTTCCGGGTTAGGAAACGACACCCTTTACGGGAATCTAACCGGGTTATACTTTTTTATCAACCGTTTCTTTTTAAACACCAATAGGCGGTTTAACATCAGCAACACCCTATCGGTAGGCTTGAGCTACGCATCAAAGTGGCACTGCCCTGTAAACAGAACTAACATGGTATTGAGTACACCACTAAATGTTTTTTTTCAGTACGAACTGGGAGTAAACTACAAACTAACCACCAACCATAACATCTCCGCAAGCGTTGGGCTTGCACATGCTTCCAACGGAAGCATTAAGGAACCAAATTTAGGGTTTAATATCTTTACCACCTCACTGGGTTATAGGTACTCCTTTGGCAAACCCAATCTGGTAAAAAACGAGTTTCCAACCGATAACACACCCTACACAACGTGGAGTGTAGGCATTTTTTCCAGCGTAAAATCGGTTAATGCATTTACAGGTAAGCAGTACGGCATTATAGGATTTTCGGCCGAAAAGCTATACCGATTTGCACCGCTCTCCATGCTTGGTTTGGAGCTCAGCGCATACAGCGATAACTCCATACCCTACCTGGTGAAAGATAAAAGCGATATTCCAATTACAGCCGACAGGTACGACAACTTAGCCATGGCGATTAATGCCACTTACCTAATGGGGTTTGAGCGCATAAGTATTGCCTTCCAACCCGGTATTTATCTACGAAACCGTTTTTATGGTTTTGGAGCTGTTACCAACAAGGTTGGAATACGCTTCAACTTGTATAAGGGCATAAGTGCAGCAATAGCTATAAAGGCCCACTGGCTCGCCCAGGCCGATTTTGTGGAGTTTAGCATTAAATACTCTTTTATCAAGAATGAGAAATAG
- a CDS encoding porin family protein, with the protein MNKPIFIGLIPLLLSLYQANAQNFKGGLLAGIAATQVDGDTYGGYNKAGPIAGIWVERNFLPDWFFRISFRYIQKGSYAKDRSSDSPDFYRMRLNYFDLPVVAGYRFVNGFNAVLGLSAGYLSKATEENSLGPFPPEEVSAFNKFEIAGIAGMEYNYSAKWRFGLNITYSIFPVRPYRDNISYRLNKGQYNRVLEFVAIYRIQ; encoded by the coding sequence ATGAATAAGCCGATATTCATTGGACTAATTCCATTACTCCTAAGCCTTTACCAGGCCAATGCACAGAACTTTAAAGGAGGACTGCTTGCCGGAATAGCTGCAACCCAGGTTGATGGCGATACCTATGGTGGTTACAACAAGGCTGGCCCCATTGCAGGCATTTGGGTTGAACGCAACTTTCTGCCAGACTGGTTTTTCCGCATCAGCTTTCGTTATATCCAAAAGGGCAGCTATGCCAAAGACCGCTCCTCCGACTCGCCCGACTTTTACCGTATGCGGCTTAACTACTTTGACCTACCAGTTGTTGCTGGCTACCGGTTTGTAAACGGGTTCAATGCCGTTTTGGGCCTATCGGCTGGTTACCTAAGCAAGGCAACCGAGGAGAACTCGCTTGGCCCCTTCCCCCCCGAAGAGGTATCGGCCTTCAACAAGTTTGAGATAGCCGGTATTGCTGGGATGGAGTACAACTACAGCGCAAAGTGGCGTTTTGGCTTAAACATAACCTACTCCATATTCCCTGTTCGACCCTACAGGGATAATATTTCGTACCGGCTAAACAAGGGTCAATACAACCGGGTTTTGGAGTTTGTGGCTATTTATAGGATTCAGTGA
- a CDS encoding SIR2 family NAD-dependent protein deacylase yields the protein MTTRKRLIVLTGAGISAESGIRTFRDMGGLWEEYDVMEVASIDGWKKNPQLVLEFYNQRRRQLPTVEPNEAHKALADAQNLFNVFVITQNVDNLHERAGSKNVLHLHGELTKARPTGNPNRIIDIGYNDINWGDTLDGYQLRPHIVWFGEEVPMMNEAIKLVQTAEIFAVIGTSLNVYPAAGLLDYAPKGCPIYLIDPNDINIWRRDVTVIKEKASVGVPKFIEMIKNE from the coding sequence ATGACCACACGTAAACGACTGATAGTTCTCACGGGAGCAGGCATAAGTGCCGAAAGCGGAATACGTACGTTTCGCGATATGGGAGGGCTCTGGGAAGAGTACGACGTTATGGAGGTGGCAAGCATCGATGGATGGAAGAAAAACCCACAGCTAGTGCTGGAATTTTACAACCAACGCCGACGACAACTACCAACCGTTGAGCCGAATGAAGCCCACAAAGCGCTCGCCGATGCCCAAAACCTATTCAATGTATTTGTAATCACCCAGAATGTTGATAACCTGCACGAGCGTGCAGGAAGTAAGAATGTGCTTCACCTGCACGGTGAGTTAACCAAAGCCCGACCAACAGGAAACCCCAACAGGATAATCGATATTGGATATAACGATATTAACTGGGGCGATACCCTCGATGGGTACCAGCTACGACCCCATATTGTATGGTTTGGCGAGGAGGTACCCATGATGAACGAGGCCATTAAACTGGTTCAAACTGCCGAGATTTTTGCTGTTATTGGCACCTCGCTGAATGTTTATCCCGCAGCCGGACTGCTCGATTATGCCCCTAAAGGTTGTCCCATATACCTTATTGACCCAAACGATATAAATATCTGGCGACGCGATGTTACAGTAATAAAAGAAAAAGCATCGGTAGGTGTTCCAAAGTTTATTGAGATGATTAAGAATGAATAA
- a CDS encoding DUF3124 domain-containing protein, with amino-acid sequence MRYAIISITLAIGVFLSCKHHETQTVKLAKFDPVHIKVKNPVKKVKAQTFYLPVYSSIPFAEGKSFYGLSSFMAVHNTDFNNPIYITSVYYLDTEGNLIKDFLLSRVDTVMPMQTVNYFVPESDRSGVGANFILEWMADSAVNEPLVETIMVSLTSGQGVSFSSKGKILNELY; translated from the coding sequence ATGAGATACGCTATAATAAGCATTACCCTGGCTATAGGTGTTTTTTTGAGCTGTAAACACCATGAAACACAAACAGTTAAACTGGCTAAATTTGACCCAGTTCACATTAAGGTGAAGAACCCCGTTAAAAAGGTTAAGGCACAAACGTTCTACTTGCCGGTTTACTCCAGCATACCATTTGCCGAGGGAAAATCGTTTTATGGGTTAAGCTCTTTTATGGCTGTTCACAATACCGATTTTAATAATCCAATTTACATTACTAGTGTCTACTACCTCGATACCGAAGGAAACCTGATAAAGGACTTCTTACTTTCGCGGGTTGATACAGTAATGCCCATGCAAACAGTTAACTACTTTGTTCCGGAAAGCGACAGGAGCGGAGTGGGCGCAAATTTCATTCTGGAGTGGATGGCCGATTCTGCTGTAAACGAGCCCCTGGTTGAGACCATCATGGTAAGCTTAACCAGTGGGCAGGGGGTATCGTTTTCAAGTAAAGGAAAAATTTTGAACGAACTGTATTAA
- a CDS encoding potassium/proton antiporter, producing the protein MNFTTENFLLIGSLLLFISLIAGKTSFRLGVPTLIFFLFVGMLAGTSFSGLVVFNDAVTAQFIGVVALNFILFAGGFETNWISIKPIIRHGITLSTLGVVLTALFSGFITWLVTDFSFTESFLIGSIISSTDAAAVFSILRSKNLALKGNLRPTLELESGSNDPMAYLLTIIFLGLATSPSLTFWEVVKLFLSQIIIGVGMGVGFGYASKYIINNIKLEYEGLYPVLAITLMLLTFSLTDFIGGNGFMAVYLSAIFLGNSHLIHKKTILKMFDGLAWLMQIILFITLGLLVNAGEIIPHIGNGLLIAFGLMFVARPLSVFISLSPYRMKNRERWYIAWVGLRGAVPIVFATYPLIAGMAKAQEIFNIVFFITLTSVLIQGTSLIRVAKWFRVLLPQRVKQITPVDVMLRENISTEMVEVDIPDDSCVVGKRIVDLNFPEKSLIVLIQRNDRYISPTGSTVIEPNDKLIIVAEDKTSLRESFSCLSVDANAYQR; encoded by the coding sequence ATGAACTTCACCACTGAGAACTTTTTACTGATTGGTTCTTTGCTGCTATTCATTAGCTTAATAGCCGGAAAAACATCGTTCCGCTTGGGTGTTCCAACGCTCATCTTTTTTCTGTTTGTTGGAATGCTTGCGGGCACGTCTTTTTCAGGACTGGTTGTTTTTAACGATGCAGTTACGGCTCAGTTTATTGGGGTTGTTGCCTTAAACTTTATTCTATTTGCAGGGGGGTTCGAAACAAACTGGATTAGCATTAAGCCGATTATACGGCATGGTATAACCCTTTCCACCCTGGGGGTGGTGTTAACGGCTCTTTTCTCGGGGTTTATAACCTGGCTAGTAACTGATTTTAGTTTTACGGAAAGCTTTTTAATTGGCTCAATTATATCGTCAACCGATGCAGCTGCTGTTTTCTCAATACTTCGCTCTAAAAATTTAGCCCTAAAGGGTAATCTGAGGCCAACCCTTGAGCTTGAGAGCGGTAGTAACGACCCTATGGCTTACCTTTTAACCATCATTTTTCTTGGGCTTGCAACAAGCCCATCGCTAACATTCTGGGAGGTAGTAAAACTCTTTCTTAGCCAGATAATAATTGGAGTTGGTATGGGTGTGGGCTTTGGGTACGCAAGCAAATACATAATTAACAACATCAAACTCGAATATGAAGGGTTATACCCTGTATTAGCAATTACCCTGATGTTGCTAACCTTTTCCTTAACCGATTTTATTGGAGGAAATGGATTTATGGCCGTTTACTTATCGGCAATATTTCTGGGAAACAGTCACTTAATACATAAAAAGACCATCCTGAAAATGTTTGATGGTTTGGCTTGGCTTATGCAAATAATCCTTTTCATTACACTTGGTTTACTAGTGAATGCGGGTGAAATTATTCCGCATATAGGGAACGGTTTGCTTATAGCCTTTGGGTTAATGTTTGTTGCAAGGCCATTGAGCGTTTTCATTAGTCTTTCCCCTTACAGGATGAAAAATCGTGAGCGGTGGTACATTGCCTGGGTAGGATTGCGTGGCGCAGTGCCAATTGTATTTGCTACATACCCCTTGATTGCTGGAATGGCTAAGGCTCAGGAAATATTCAATATTGTATTCTTTATCACCTTGACTTCGGTGTTAATTCAAGGTACATCGCTTATTCGAGTCGCAAAGTGGTTTAGGGTTTTGCTACCACAAAGGGTTAAGCAAATTACCCCTGTTGATGTTATGCTCAGGGAAAATATTAGCACTGAAATGGTTGAGGTTGACATACCTGACGATAGCTGTGTAGTTGGAAAACGAATAGTTGACCTTAATTTTCCTGAAAAATCGCTAATTGTTCTTATTCAGCGCAACGATAGGTACATTTCACCTACCGGTTCAACGGTGATTGAACCAAACGATAAGCTTATTATTGTTGCTGAGGATAAGACATCGCTTAGGGAGAGCTTTAGCTGTTTAAGTGTCGATGCTAATGCGTATCAGCGCTGA
- a CDS encoding class I SAM-dependent RNA methyltransferase encodes MAIRDKTLLPLRKLMLMLPQGCNPECRGCSHRDWSMTDSLEQKRAFIKGKLPEWASCVEPVRSVTEDKRWGYRTKTTLSARFNGNIWEFGMWRRDEFIPITNCPVHTPGLNKTLSLLANSFPREHSFALAYIVISGAQAVLVIKSKQEPTLSWLSEEVVKGLASLGIEGLWYHMNPSTGRRIFEKSGWRLIWGKPRSTDYNGLLYGPAAFQQLIPELYNQSLLEAENFLNPGIQSAVIDLYCGTGNSMLRWANRDADVLGIELGGEAVECARLNVPQAMVLRGACRQRVPQIADWADKKRSQGKEILLYVNPPRTGLETEVLEWITKQGLPIRIAYLSCSPGTLSKNLKLLCTNGYRLVRCVPFDFFPQTHHVETLALLEKVSADTH; translated from the coding sequence ATGGCAATTCGAGACAAAACTCTATTACCTTTGCGGAAATTGATGCTTATGCTGCCACAGGGTTGTAATCCGGAATGCAGGGGGTGTAGCCACAGGGATTGGTCCATGACCGATAGCCTTGAGCAAAAAAGAGCATTTATCAAGGGGAAGCTACCGGAATGGGCTAGCTGCGTTGAGCCTGTGCGTTCAGTTACCGAAGATAAGCGTTGGGGATATCGCACCAAAACAACCCTAAGTGCAAGGTTTAATGGAAATATTTGGGAGTTTGGAATGTGGCGGCGCGACGAGTTCATCCCTATTACCAACTGCCCCGTACATACCCCAGGGTTGAACAAAACACTTTCCTTGCTTGCGAATTCATTTCCGCGGGAACACTCATTTGCACTTGCATACATTGTAATTTCAGGCGCACAGGCTGTTTTGGTAATCAAATCGAAACAAGAGCCAACGTTGAGCTGGCTAAGCGAAGAGGTTGTAAAAGGCCTTGCCAGCTTAGGAATTGAGGGTTTATGGTACCACATGAATCCTTCGACAGGCCGAAGGATTTTTGAGAAATCCGGATGGAGGTTAATATGGGGGAAGCCCCGTTCAACCGATTACAATGGATTACTTTACGGCCCAGCTGCATTTCAACAACTTATTCCTGAACTCTACAACCAATCGTTACTCGAGGCTGAAAACTTCCTGAATCCGGGCATCCAAAGCGCTGTAATTGACCTTTACTGCGGCACTGGTAACTCCATGCTGCGTTGGGCTAACCGAGATGCCGATGTTTTAGGTATTGAGCTTGGAGGCGAGGCTGTGGAGTGCGCCCGTTTGAATGTTCCCCAAGCAATGGTTTTGCGGGGTGCTTGCCGGCAAAGGGTACCTCAAATTGCTGATTGGGCTGATAAAAAACGCAGTCAAGGAAAAGAAATACTACTTTACGTAAACCCGCCACGCACAGGGCTTGAAACTGAGGTTTTAGAATGGATTACTAAGCAGGGGCTTCCCATTCGAATTGCCTACCTATCGTGTAGCCCGGGTACCCTCTCAAAGAATTTGAAATTGCTATGCACAAACGGTTACCGTTTAGTGCGGTGTGTGCCATTCGATTTCTTCCCGCAAACGCACCATGTGGAAACGCTTGCGTTGCTTGAGAAAGTCAGCGCTGATACGCATTAG
- a CDS encoding DUF4783 domain-containing protein, translating to MLRKLTVYLMSVLLLLASKADSLVYQDSPEAIVKKSAEALEKGDVDNLTRYFFKTVEIDLLGDENFYSQAQAVLLLRSFFEKNIPVKFTVNHQGAKDLTAFAIGTLQCKNGLFRVSIFMKTEQGKTYIHQFRIEPETAINPK from the coding sequence ATGTTGCGGAAATTAACAGTTTACTTGATGTCTGTATTGCTGTTACTTGCATCAAAGGCCGATAGTTTGGTTTATCAGGATTCGCCTGAAGCAATTGTTAAGAAGAGCGCCGAGGCCCTTGAAAAGGGTGATGTTGATAACTTAACCCGATATTTCTTCAAAACTGTTGAGATTGATTTACTTGGCGATGAAAACTTTTACAGCCAAGCTCAAGCAGTTTTACTGCTACGATCATTCTTTGAAAAGAATATTCCGGTTAAGTTTACCGTAAACCATCAGGGAGCAAAGGATTTGACAGCTTTTGCTATTGGTACACTTCAGTGTAAGAACGGGTTATTCCGGGTATCGATATTCATGAAAACGGAGCAGGGTAAAACCTATATTCATCAGTTCCGAATTGAGCCCGAAACAGCCATTAATCCAAAGTAA
- the nadC gene encoding carboxylating nicotinate-nucleotide diphosphorylase, whose translation MTPYDQLIDRLIDLAIAEDLGDGDHSSLSCVPYDAVGAVQLMMKQEGVIAGLRVAERIYKRIDGSISINFLKSDGELLQPGDIAFRAYGRVHALLQAERIVLNVLQRMSGVATQTREYVKLCEGTKAKVLDTRKTTPGMRVLDKMAVAIGGGLNHRMGLFDMIMLKDNHIDFAGGIEQAIRMANEYLAKTGRNLDIEVETRSLNDVETVLRVGGVRRIMLDNFTVSDTRKAVEMVDGRFETESSGGINLSTIRDYALCGVDYISVGAITHQIKSIDMNLKKVE comes from the coding sequence ATGACCCCATACGACCAACTTATTGATAGGCTAATTGACTTAGCCATTGCTGAGGACTTAGGCGATGGCGACCACTCTTCCCTTTCCTGCGTACCATACGATGCGGTGGGCGCTGTGCAGCTCATGATGAAGCAGGAGGGTGTAATTGCAGGCTTACGGGTTGCTGAGCGCATATACAAGCGTATCGATGGAAGTATCAGCATTAACTTTTTAAAATCCGATGGCGAATTACTCCAACCTGGCGATATCGCCTTTAGGGCTTACGGCAGGGTTCATGCACTATTACAGGCAGAGAGGATTGTGCTTAATGTGCTTCAGCGTATGAGCGGCGTTGCTACCCAAACCCGGGAGTATGTTAAACTTTGCGAGGGCACAAAAGCTAAAGTGCTCGATACTCGCAAAACTACTCCCGGTATGCGTGTTCTCGATAAAATGGCTGTTGCCATTGGTGGAGGCTTGAATCACAGAATGGGACTTTTTGATATGATTATGCTTAAGGATAACCATATCGACTTTGCAGGAGGGATTGAGCAAGCAATTCGTATGGCTAATGAATACCTTGCCAAAACCGGACGAAACCTGGATATTGAGGTTGAAACACGTAGTTTAAACGATGTGGAAACTGTGCTGCGCGTTGGCGGAGTGCGTCGTATTATGCTCGATAATTTTACAGTTAGCGATACCCGCAAAGCGGTTGAAATGGTTGATGGCCGTTTTGAAACGGAGTCGTCAGGGGGTATAAATCTGTCTACAATCCGTGATTACGCTCTCTGTGGGGTCGATTACATTTCGGTGGGGGCAATAACCCATCAGATTAAAAGTATCGACATGAACCTCAAAAAAGTGGAATAG
- a CDS encoding YihY/virulence factor BrkB family protein, producing MAKPFGKISAMGKVLRIWAVLFRGRLKRFTVPSLHGVPVVDVIRYFFRGIVNGAITTRASAVAFSFFLATVPLLIFIFTLIPYLPLENFQFQLLQLAKGIMPTYAYQTVEATLVEVVTTKSSGLLSFGFLAAIFFSHNGVSALIDAFNATYHTIETRSFVEQHLIALLLTFLLPLIVILGIVLLFFGETLLNILGDWGVLHSSSILFIAMIIKWLLAVLVFFFGISLVYYLAPSRKDKFSFFSPGAILATVLIILTSFAFSYYVNRFGQYNKFYGSLGGLIAFQLWLYFNAFGLILGFDLNASIRSAINGRRQRIDIQMD from the coding sequence ATGGCAAAACCTTTCGGGAAAATCAGCGCAATGGGGAAAGTGTTGCGTATATGGGCTGTCTTGTTCCGGGGAAGGTTAAAACGTTTTACGGTGCCAAGCCTACATGGAGTTCCGGTGGTAGATGTAATTCGATATTTTTTCCGCGGCATTGTAAATGGTGCTATTACCACTAGGGCATCGGCTGTGGCCTTTAGCTTTTTTCTGGCAACGGTTCCCCTGCTAATTTTTATCTTCACGCTTATTCCATACCTACCGCTTGAAAATTTTCAGTTTCAGCTGCTTCAGCTGGCAAAGGGGATTATGCCAACCTACGCCTACCAAACGGTTGAGGCAACTTTGGTTGAGGTGGTTACCACTAAGAGTTCCGGTTTACTTTCGTTTGGTTTCCTTGCGGCCATATTTTTCAGCCACAATGGTGTAAGCGCCCTTATTGATGCGTTCAATGCCACATACCATACAATTGAAACCCGTAGCTTTGTTGAGCAACACCTAATTGCACTGCTTTTAACCTTTCTGTTGCCATTAATAGTGATACTTGGTATTGTGCTGCTGTTTTTTGGGGAGACCCTATTGAACATTTTGGGCGACTGGGGTGTTTTACATTCATCGTCGATTTTGTTTATCGCTATGATTATTAAGTGGTTGCTTGCCGTGCTGGTTTTCTTTTTTGGTATATCGCTGGTTTACTACCTTGCCCCGTCGCGCAAGGATAAGTTTAGCTTTTTCTCACCCGGAGCCATACTTGCAACCGTACTCATAATTCTTACCTCCTTTGCCTTTTCATACTATGTGAACCGTTTTGGACAGTATAATAAGTTTTATGGCTCACTTGGAGGGCTAATAGCTTTTCAGCTTTGGCTCTACTTTAATGCCTTTGGGTTGATACTTGGTTTCGACCTAAATGCCAGTATCAGAAGCGCCATTAATGGTCGTAGGCAGCGAATCGACATACAGATGGATTAA